A DNA window from Leptolyngbya sp. KIOST-1 contains the following coding sequences:
- the hetR gene encoding heterocyst differentiation master regulator HetR, whose product MAEPMVSTPLSPLAAEDEALIRRLSPSAIDQILLYIAFSAMRTGGHRHGAFLDAAATAAKCAIYMTYLEQGENLRMTGHLHHIEPKRVKAIVEEMRQALTEGKLLKMLGSQEPRYLIQFPYMWLRRYPWQAGQSRVSGTSLTSEEKAILESKLPTPCPDARIINSFQFLELIEILHEKSQDDLPEDHRVPLSEALAEHIRRRLIYSGTVARIDASWGASYYGLVRASYAPVDSQERMYAMVDDTAQYFRMMREWANGIPGTMRVLEELDIPAADREAAFKELDEVIRTWADRYHKPGGEPTLLQMVIGHHWK is encoded by the coding sequence ATGGCTGAACCCATGGTCTCTACGCCCTTATCTCCCCTAGCGGCAGAAGACGAAGCACTCATTCGCCGCCTTAGCCCCAGTGCCATCGACCAGATACTGCTGTATATCGCCTTTAGCGCGATGCGCACGGGTGGGCATCGCCACGGGGCCTTCCTGGATGCCGCCGCTACCGCCGCCAAGTGCGCCATCTATATGACCTACCTGGAGCAGGGCGAAAACCTGCGCATGACTGGTCATCTGCACCACATCGAACCCAAGCGGGTTAAGGCCATTGTCGAAGAAATGCGCCAGGCCCTGACCGAGGGCAAGCTGCTGAAAATGTTGGGATCCCAGGAGCCGCGCTACCTGATTCAATTCCCCTACATGTGGCTGCGGCGCTACCCCTGGCAGGCGGGGCAGTCGAGGGTTTCCGGTACCTCCCTCACCAGCGAAGAGAAGGCCATTTTAGAAAGCAAGCTCCCCACCCCCTGTCCCGACGCTCGGATCATCAATTCCTTTCAGTTTCTGGAACTGATCGAAATCCTGCACGAAAAGTCGCAGGATGACCTGCCAGAGGATCACCGCGTGCCGCTGAGTGAGGCTCTGGCCGAGCACATTCGGCGACGACTGATCTACTCAGGCACCGTAGCCCGCATTGATGCCTCCTGGGGAGCCTCCTACTACGGACTGGTGCGGGCCTCCTACGCCCCGGTGGATAGCCAGGAGCGCATGTACGCCATGGTGGACGATACGGCGCAGTATTTTCGGATGATGCGCGAGTGGGCCAACGGCATTCCTGGCACAATGCGGGTTTTAGAAGAACTGGATATTCCCGCCGCCGACCGGGAAGCCGCCTTCAAAGAGCTGGACGAAGTTATCCGCACCTGGGCCGACCGGTACCATAAGCCCGGTGGTGAACCCACGCTTCTGCAGATGGTGATTGGCCACCACTGGAAGTAG
- a CDS encoding DUF6492 family protein → MTSVGPFCEPSALAIATLSYGPDYDRCQLLVESISRFSQTPVQHYLIVDQRDCAQFQSLANATTTIVAVESLLPGWIHRLSLIGKAWFSFKSPPIRNWILQQIVKLSFAESAPAPNIVFIDSDVAFVRPFDLAAFSRQGQLRLFRTPPAHIPDFAPLYAAAYHLLGLEEGQAGTVQPNYIGNLISWRRGNVKALRDRLECRWGRPWIETLARSRTLSEYLLYGVFVEQVLGDAAGHFYDCTPLCHEYWRPQSLNNQQLDDFFAALQPGHMAVMVSAKAGMHPSRYRPYLFHGQVMDTPLGNSQLAAE, encoded by the coding sequence ATGACCTCGGTTGGGCCATTCTGCGAACCATCAGCCCTTGCGATCGCCACCCTCAGCTATGGCCCCGACTACGATCGCTGCCAGCTCCTGGTGGAGAGCATCAGCCGTTTTAGCCAAACGCCGGTGCAGCACTACCTGATTGTGGACCAGCGCGACTGCGCTCAATTTCAATCGCTGGCCAATGCCACCACCACGATTGTGGCGGTCGAGTCCTTGCTCCCCGGCTGGATTCATCGCCTTTCCCTGATTGGAAAAGCCTGGTTCAGCTTCAAATCACCGCCCATTCGCAACTGGATTTTGCAGCAGATCGTGAAGCTCAGCTTTGCGGAATCTGCCCCTGCACCCAATATTGTTTTTATCGACTCAGATGTAGCCTTTGTTCGCCCCTTTGACCTGGCGGCGTTCAGTCGCCAGGGGCAGCTGCGGCTGTTTCGAACGCCCCCAGCCCACATCCCCGACTTTGCTCCACTCTACGCCGCCGCCTACCATCTGCTGGGGCTGGAGGAAGGGCAAGCTGGGACTGTGCAGCCCAACTACATCGGCAATTTGATCAGCTGGCGACGGGGCAATGTTAAGGCCCTACGCGATCGCCTGGAGTGCCGCTGGGGCCGCCCCTGGATCGAGACCCTGGCCCGATCGCGCACCCTGTCTGAGTACCTTCTCTACGGAGTCTTTGTCGAGCAGGTGCTGGGCGATGCCGCAGGGCATTTCTACGACTGTACGCCCCTGTGCCACGAGTACTGGCGACCCCAGTCTCTGAATAACCAGCAGCTAGACGATTTTTTTGCGGCGCTTCAGCCTGGCCACATGGCTGTCATGGTGTCGGCTAAGGCGGGCATGCATCCCAGTCGCTATCGGCCCTACCTGTTTCACGGTCAGGTCATGGATACTCCCCTGGGCAATAGCCAACTGGCGGCGGAGTGA